One Nocardia sp. BMG111209 DNA segment encodes these proteins:
- a CDS encoding SDR family NAD(P)-dependent oxidoreductase, translating into MLLQDKSAIVTGAGNGVGRASALRFAAEGARVICADIDPGAAKQTADLIETAGGTAVPVGADVSREDEVQAMIETAAQRFGRLDILFNNVGIPTPRLGAKLEDHTLEDFQRLVAVNFGGVFFGCKHAVLRFKQQGDGGVILNTGSVAGLVAWGGSVYGATKGAVHQLTHAVAIEGASFGIRANAICPAGMPYTGFMAAGGLSLTDPAHLAAAAEKVGAAHPLGRPITAEDCAEAAVFLVSDRAANITGVLLPVDGGYVAK; encoded by the coding sequence ATGTTGTTGCAAGACAAATCGGCGATCGTCACGGGCGCAGGCAACGGCGTGGGCCGGGCCTCGGCGCTGCGGTTCGCCGCCGAGGGAGCGCGGGTGATCTGCGCCGACATCGACCCCGGCGCCGCGAAGCAGACCGCCGACCTCATCGAGACCGCCGGTGGCACCGCGGTTCCCGTCGGGGCGGACGTGTCCCGCGAGGACGAGGTCCAGGCCATGATCGAGACCGCGGCGCAACGGTTCGGCCGGTTGGACATCCTGTTCAACAATGTCGGCATCCCGACCCCGCGGCTGGGCGCGAAGCTCGAGGACCACACGCTCGAGGATTTCCAGCGCCTGGTGGCGGTGAACTTCGGCGGCGTCTTCTTCGGCTGCAAACATGCCGTGCTGCGGTTCAAGCAGCAGGGCGACGGCGGGGTCATCCTCAACACCGGTTCGGTGGCGGGCCTGGTCGCCTGGGGCGGTTCGGTGTACGGGGCCACCAAGGGCGCGGTGCACCAGCTCACCCACGCGGTCGCCATCGAGGGCGCCTCGTTCGGTATCCGCGCCAACGCGATCTGCCCGGCGGGCATGCCCTACACCGGATTCATGGCCGCCGGCGGGCTGTCGCTCACCGATCCCGCGCACCTGGCCGCGGCCGCGGAGAAGGTCGGCGCCGCACACCCATTGGGCCGCCCGATCACCGCCGAGGACTGCGCGGAGGCGGCGGTGTTCCTGGTCTCCGATCGCGCCGCCAACATCACCGGCGTACTGCTGCCGGTCGACGGGGGATATGTCGCGAAATGA
- a CDS encoding ferredoxin, with translation MPELGITVDRALCIGSGVCVVYAPASFEHDEAAKAVALDPPGDDLDAIRVAVEGCPTGALRLTQSA, from the coding sequence ATGCCTGAGCTCGGGATCACCGTCGACCGGGCCCTGTGCATCGGCAGCGGTGTCTGTGTCGTCTACGCCCCGGCCAGTTTCGAACACGACGAGGCCGCCAAGGCCGTGGCGCTCGACCCGCCCGGCGACGACCTCGACGCGATCCGGGTCGCCGTCGAGGGCTGCCCCACCGGCGCGCTGCGCCTGACGCAATCCGCCTGA
- a CDS encoding amidohydrolase family protein gives MTTLETPRGTTAPAALDLDWLISVDDHILEPPNLWIDRVAAKDRDRAPHMETDANGREMWVYDGKRLPTSGLSAVAGKSKEEFSPEPLPYSEMRPGCYDAKARVEDMDRAGILASLCFPTLPRFCGQLFMEASDREFGLVCLKAYNDWLIEDWCGSAPGRYIPLVLIPLWDPKLAAAELERCAGLGATTFAFSENPAPLGLPTIHDKDRYWDPVMAAANELNMVVSMHVGSSSQVPKIAPDAPFMANLTWGAMRTSGTMLSWLFSDMFQRYPNVKIALSEGEIGWMPYYLERAEQVLDKQRHWVKKGARFQDHAGGGSADLDTLDIRKSFREHVFGCFIDDEHGIASIDAIGEDNIMCETDYPHSDSTWPDCIGVVRRRIAHLPEQTQYKLLRGNAERLYRFTPAQPPARPHA, from the coding sequence ATGACCACCCTCGAAACCCCCCGTGGCACAACGGCTCCCGCCGCCCTCGACCTGGACTGGCTGATCTCGGTCGACGACCACATCCTGGAACCGCCGAACCTGTGGATCGACCGGGTCGCGGCGAAGGACCGGGATCGCGCCCCGCACATGGAGACCGACGCGAACGGCCGCGAGATGTGGGTCTACGACGGCAAGCGGCTGCCCACCTCCGGCCTGTCCGCGGTGGCGGGTAAGTCGAAGGAGGAGTTCAGCCCGGAACCGTTGCCCTACAGCGAGATGCGGCCCGGCTGCTACGACGCGAAGGCCCGCGTCGAGGATATGGATCGCGCCGGAATCCTGGCCTCGCTGTGCTTCCCGACGCTGCCGCGGTTCTGCGGGCAGCTGTTCATGGAGGCCTCCGATCGTGAATTCGGCCTGGTCTGCCTGAAGGCCTACAACGACTGGCTGATCGAGGACTGGTGCGGCAGCGCGCCGGGCCGCTACATCCCGCTGGTGCTCATCCCGCTCTGGGATCCGAAACTGGCCGCCGCGGAGCTGGAACGCTGTGCGGGCTTGGGCGCCACCACCTTCGCGTTCTCGGAGAATCCGGCCCCGCTGGGCCTGCCGACGATCCACGACAAGGATCGCTACTGGGATCCGGTGATGGCGGCCGCGAACGAGCTGAACATGGTGGTCTCGATGCACGTGGGCTCCTCCTCACAGGTGCCGAAGATCGCTCCGGACGCCCCGTTCATGGCCAACCTCACCTGGGGCGCGATGCGCACCTCCGGCACCATGCTGTCCTGGTTGTTCAGCGATATGTTCCAGCGCTACCCGAACGTGAAGATCGCGCTGTCCGAGGGTGAGATCGGCTGGATGCCCTACTATCTGGAGCGCGCCGAACAGGTGCTCGACAAGCAGCGGCACTGGGTGAAGAAGGGCGCGCGGTTCCAGGACCACGCCGGCGGCGGCAGCGCCGACCTGGACACCCTCGACATCCGGAAGTCCTTCCGGGAGCACGTCTTCGGCTGCTTCATCGACGACGAGCACGGCATCGCCAGCATCGACGCGATCGGCGAGGACAACATCATGTGCGAAACCGATTATCCGCATTCGGATTCCACCTGGCCGGACTGCATCGGCGTGGTGCGGCGGCGGATCGCGCACCTGCCCGAGCAGACCCAGTACAAGCTGCTGCGCGGCAACGCCGAACGGCTCTACCGGTTCACCCCCGCCCAGCCCCCGGCGCGGCCGCATGCCTGA
- a CDS encoding aldehyde dehydrogenase family protein: protein MDLLREDRTYVAGRWVSGDEPIAVENPADESSVGAVTATPWPEVQRAITEARRSFDAGVWADLPAADRARVLHRLLDHVEAARETLVRSMVLEAGQPLRFAELSQFRSGLALARQTIDLYLSMPHEQSAPVPVDDLVRGRVALSIRRHEPVGVVAAITPYNGAIIMAFQKLIPALLAGNSVILRPSPLTPISSLIFGAAAEAAELPAGVLSVITETGSAAAELLTTHPAVDMVSFTGSTAVGRRILAQAAPTVKRVALELGGKSAQIYLPDAVDRAAAGAVMVVASTAGQACVAATRMLVPEDRKAEVLAAVTAAYARISVGAPSDPAATMGPVIDAAARERCERYVAAAEKNGGTVAFGGKRPAGLDRGYYFEPTVLDLPDAANPAAREEIFGPVLAVLGYRDLDHAVALANDSEYGLSAQVYGADVAAAVGVARRLRTGAVNVNTAVFSAYAPSGGYKQSGLGRERGPDGIRAFQEVKHMAIGELTR from the coding sequence GTGGATCTGCTCCGTGAAGACCGTACCTACGTCGCCGGTCGCTGGGTGTCCGGCGACGAGCCGATCGCCGTCGAGAATCCCGCCGACGAGAGTTCCGTCGGCGCCGTCACCGCGACCCCGTGGCCGGAGGTGCAGCGCGCGATCACCGAGGCGCGCCGCAGTTTCGACGCCGGCGTCTGGGCCGACCTGCCCGCCGCCGACCGGGCCCGGGTCCTGCACCGGCTGCTCGACCACGTCGAGGCCGCGCGCGAGACACTGGTCCGGTCCATGGTCCTCGAGGCCGGGCAGCCACTGCGATTCGCCGAATTGAGCCAGTTCCGTTCGGGTCTCGCGCTGGCGCGGCAGACGATCGACCTGTATCTGTCGATGCCGCACGAGCAGTCCGCCCCGGTCCCGGTGGACGATCTGGTCCGGGGCCGGGTGGCGCTGAGCATCCGGCGGCACGAGCCGGTGGGTGTGGTCGCCGCGATCACGCCGTACAACGGTGCGATCATCATGGCCTTCCAGAAGCTGATTCCGGCGCTGCTGGCAGGCAATTCGGTGATCCTGCGGCCGAGCCCGCTCACCCCCATCTCCTCGCTGATCTTCGGGGCCGCGGCCGAGGCCGCGGAACTGCCGGCGGGTGTGCTCAGTGTGATCACCGAAACCGGTTCGGCCGCAGCGGAACTGCTCACCACGCATCCGGCGGTGGATATGGTGTCGTTCACCGGCTCCACCGCGGTGGGCCGGCGGATCCTGGCCCAGGCCGCGCCGACGGTGAAACGGGTGGCGCTGGAACTGGGCGGCAAATCGGCGCAGATCTACCTGCCCGACGCCGTCGACCGGGCCGCCGCCGGCGCCGTGATGGTGGTGGCGTCCACCGCCGGGCAGGCGTGTGTCGCCGCGACCCGGATGCTGGTTCCCGAGGATCGCAAGGCCGAGGTGCTGGCGGCGGTCACCGCCGCCTACGCGCGGATCAGCGTCGGCGCGCCGAGCGATCCGGCCGCCACCATGGGCCCGGTCATCGACGCGGCCGCCCGCGAGCGCTGCGAGCGGTATGTGGCCGCCGCCGAGAAGAACGGCGGCACCGTCGCTTTCGGCGGGAAGCGACCGGCGGGCCTGGACCGCGGCTACTATTTCGAGCCGACCGTACTGGACCTGCCCGACGCCGCGAATCCCGCGGCGCGCGAGGAGATCTTCGGCCCCGTGCTCGCGGTGCTCGGCTACCGCGACCTCGACCACGCGGTGGCGCTGGCCAACGATTCCGAGTACGGCCTCTCCGCGCAGGTCTACGGCGCGGACGTGGCCGCGGCGGTCGGCGTCGCGCGCCGGCTGCGCACCGGGGCGGTGAACGTGAACACCGCCGTGTTCAGCGCCTACGCGCCCAGCGGCGGCTACAAACAGAGCGGCCTGGGCCGCGAACGAGGCCCGGACGGCATCCGGGCCTTCCAGGAAGTCAAGCATATGGCGATCGGAGAACTGACGCGATGA
- a CDS encoding thiolase family protein produces MTGRFPARDRVAVVGYAHSPVRRQADRPLGALAVETARQAIADAGLAVGQVDGFVGSALLPSAGDHAKQDGVSIVSPNWLAQHLGVDPRYAAGFDGIGQLTGSVAMAVNAIAAGAADYVVLHRALHNPGGRYHGNPLREAGGAQQWTVPQGFFGPLATIALPYNEYLQRYGAKRESMAAVVTEARKNGSRLPWSYWAGKPLRTEEYLAAPQLFDPVCTFDCDIPVDGVAAFVLTSAERAADLPHRPVYVSGYASGAPTRRRLPQHWPLDDILGGGAETARRLWESAGIGPDAVDLPQVYDGFAPFVWFWLEVLGFCPPGEAHRFVADGGIDSDRPGALPALSGGGALGNGRMHGVPQMLECYLQLSGRAGQRQRTATVGVACHSSPHFGGAVVYSSVPL; encoded by the coding sequence ATGACCGGCCGGTTCCCCGCTCGCGACCGGGTGGCGGTCGTCGGCTACGCGCACAGTCCGGTACGGCGGCAGGCGGATCGGCCGCTCGGCGCGCTGGCCGTCGAGACGGCCCGGCAGGCGATCGCCGATGCCGGTCTGGCGGTCGGACAGGTCGACGGCTTCGTCGGTTCGGCGCTGCTGCCCAGTGCCGGTGACCATGCCAAGCAGGACGGCGTGAGCATCGTGTCGCCGAACTGGCTGGCCCAGCACCTCGGCGTCGACCCGCGCTACGCGGCCGGATTCGACGGGATCGGGCAGCTCACCGGTTCGGTGGCCATGGCGGTCAACGCGATCGCCGCCGGCGCCGCGGATTACGTTGTGCTGCACCGCGCTCTGCACAATCCCGGCGGCCGCTACCACGGCAACCCGCTGCGCGAGGCGGGCGGCGCGCAGCAGTGGACCGTGCCGCAGGGCTTCTTCGGGCCGCTGGCCACGATCGCGTTGCCGTACAACGAATATCTGCAGCGCTACGGCGCGAAGCGCGAGTCGATGGCGGCGGTGGTGACCGAGGCCCGCAAGAACGGGTCGCGGCTGCCCTGGTCCTATTGGGCCGGAAAACCGTTGCGCACCGAGGAATACCTGGCCGCGCCGCAGCTGTTCGACCCGGTCTGCACATTCGACTGCGATATCCCGGTCGACGGCGTCGCGGCCTTCGTGCTCACCTCCGCCGAGCGGGCCGCGGATCTGCCGCACCGGCCGGTGTACGTGTCCGGCTACGCCTCCGGCGCGCCGACCCGGCGGCGACTGCCGCAGCACTGGCCGCTGGACGACATCCTCGGCGGCGGTGCGGAAACCGCGCGCCGGTTGTGGGAGAGCGCCGGAATCGGCCCGGACGCCGTGGATCTGCCGCAGGTGTACGACGGTTTCGCGCCGTTCGTCTGGTTCTGGCTGGAGGTGCTCGGCTTCTGCCCGCCGGGCGAGGCCCACCGGTTCGTCGCCGACGGCGGCATCGACAGCGACCGGCCCGGCGCGCTGCCCGCGCTGTCCGGCGGGGGAGCGCTGGGCAACGGCCGCATGCACGGTGTGCCCCAGATGCTCGAGTGCTATCTGCAACTGTCCGGCCGCGCCGGGCAGCGGCAGCGCACGGCGACCGTCGGGGTCGCCTGTCATTCCTCCCCGCATTTCGGCGGGGCCGTCGTCTACAGCTCGGTTCCGTTGTGA
- a CDS encoding Zn-ribbon domain-containing OB-fold protein — MTGRPLPQPDAQSALYWRAAAEGRLTVARCARCEHYTVPPDVVCPHCGSGTPDFTFTPVSGHGTVRSWTVVRQSFLPGFDADLPYVLVDVELAEQSELRLIGRLLDGPDAPLRLGAPVRVAFEHLAAEIAVPAFELAS, encoded by the coding sequence GTGACCGGCCGTCCACTCCCGCAACCGGATGCGCAGTCGGCCCTGTACTGGCGCGCCGCCGCGGAAGGCCGCCTCACCGTGGCCCGCTGTGCCCGCTGCGAGCACTACACCGTCCCGCCCGACGTGGTCTGCCCGCACTGCGGTTCCGGCACACCGGATTTCACCTTCACCCCGGTCAGCGGCCACGGCACGGTCCGCTCCTGGACCGTGGTGCGGCAGTCCTTCCTGCCCGGCTTCGACGCCGACCTGCCGTACGTCCTCGTCGATGTGGAACTGGCCGAGCAGTCCGAACTGCGCCTGATCGGCCGGCTGCTGGACGGCCCGGACGCACCCCTGCGCCTCGGCGCCCCGGTGCGGGTCGCCTTCGAACACCTCGCGGCCGAAATCGCCGTTCCCGCATTCGAGTTGGCGTCATGA
- a CDS encoding CaiB/BaiF CoA-transferase family protein, producing MEQGAFDGVRVVELAQWVFVPVAGALLSDWGADVIRIERLDGDPYRGLATQGIGTDRGGPNLSVALANRGKRSVAVDLRDAAGRTVLDELLATADVLLTSLRPGALARLGLDQQTLRERYPRLIYARGNGFGVRGPDADQPGYDSSAFWSRGGLAYLLTPGERDYPISQRGAMGDRNGAVALAFGIASALLKRTRTGVGSVVDVSLLGIALSTLSSDLLVALNGTAPEPTGGRGPQVNPLTATYRTSDGRHIQLMFLQGDRYWGEFCRLIDRPELITDERFADLAARRTHSAACIAELDAEFARRGFADWKQLLSKLDAPWAPVQSMAEIVTDPQVVANGYVGEVELEDGRTYRFPRVPVQFDEQPPELRRAPEHGEHTESVLLELGYDWDRITALKSAGVVP from the coding sequence ATGGAACAGGGCGCGTTCGACGGAGTACGCGTCGTCGAGTTGGCGCAATGGGTGTTCGTACCGGTAGCCGGTGCGTTGCTGTCCGACTGGGGCGCCGACGTGATCAGGATCGAGCGACTCGACGGCGACCCGTATCGCGGGCTGGCCACCCAGGGCATCGGCACCGATCGCGGTGGGCCGAATCTGTCGGTGGCACTGGCGAATCGGGGCAAGCGGTCGGTGGCGGTGGATCTGCGCGACGCGGCCGGCCGGACCGTGCTGGACGAACTGCTGGCGACCGCCGACGTGCTGCTGACCAGCCTGCGCCCCGGCGCACTGGCCCGGCTGGGCCTGGATCAGCAGACGCTGCGGGAACGCTATCCGCGCCTGATCTACGCCCGCGGGAACGGTTTCGGGGTCCGCGGGCCGGATGCCGACCAGCCCGGCTACGACAGTTCCGCGTTCTGGTCCCGCGGCGGCCTCGCCTATCTGCTCACCCCCGGCGAGCGGGACTACCCGATCTCGCAGCGCGGCGCGATGGGCGATCGCAACGGGGCGGTGGCCCTGGCGTTCGGTATCGCCTCGGCGCTGCTGAAACGGACCCGCACCGGCGTCGGCTCGGTGGTCGACGTGTCGCTGCTCGGGATCGCGCTGTCGACGCTGTCGTCGGATCTACTCGTGGCACTCAACGGCACCGCGCCCGAGCCCACCGGCGGCCGTGGGCCACAGGTCAATCCGCTCACCGCCACCTATCGCACCTCCGACGGCCGGCACATCCAGCTGATGTTCCTGCAGGGGGACCGCTACTGGGGTGAGTTCTGCCGGCTGATCGATCGCCCGGAGCTGATCACCGACGAGCGCTTCGCCGATCTGGCCGCGCGCCGCACCCACAGCGCGGCCTGTATCGCCGAACTCGACGCCGAATTCGCCCGGCGCGGCTTCGCCGACTGGAAGCAGCTGCTGTCGAAGCTGGACGCCCCCTGGGCGCCGGTGCAGTCCATGGCCGAGATCGTCACCGATCCCCAGGTGGTCGCCAACGGGTATGTCGGCGAGGTCGAACTCGAGGACGGCCGCACCTACCGATTCCCCAGGGTCCCGGTGCAATTCGACGAACAGCCGCCGGAACTGCGCCGCGCCCCGGAACACGGCGAGCACACCGAGAGCGTGCTGCTGGAACTCGGCTACGACTGGGACCGGATCACCGCCCTGAAGTCCGCGGGGGTGGTTCCGTGA
- a CDS encoding phosphotransferase family protein — protein MKQAPVFSKGRDLDITATVLRPWLAARLAVPSVEIEDLDYPRGAGISNETILIRVRSASSVDEFVLRIAPAPQYQMFFDPKFRIQYDILVALREHGGVRVPEALWFEEDPELLGRPFYLMRRMNGRVPVSMPVYNREGWLTEATAEQRRTLWENAVAQLAAVTRVPAAAVPFVDRPEHGPAGDEQQLAYWRRYVEWALGDEVPGTVRTLLDWLSDNRPATSAPGLSWGDARIGNIMFDNDFGVVGVMDWEQAALADPVADLAWWLLFDEMHSTAQDVARLPGLGTRAETIDRWQELTGLRADNLRWHEVFAGLKAGLLSLHTGRSLRLPSVKSRRGPYIPHVCRMLGLPDPEDLR, from the coding sequence ATGAAGCAGGCGCCTGTCTTCTCCAAGGGTCGCGACCTCGACATCACCGCGACCGTCCTACGACCGTGGCTGGCCGCCCGGCTGGCGGTCCCGTCCGTCGAGATCGAGGACCTCGACTACCCGCGCGGCGCGGGAATCTCCAACGAGACCATCCTGATCCGGGTTCGCTCGGCCTCCTCGGTCGACGAGTTCGTGCTGCGGATCGCACCCGCACCCCAGTATCAGATGTTCTTCGATCCGAAGTTCCGGATTCAGTACGACATCCTGGTCGCGTTGCGCGAGCACGGTGGCGTCCGGGTGCCCGAGGCGCTGTGGTTCGAGGAGGATCCCGAACTCCTCGGCCGCCCGTTCTACCTGATGCGCCGGATGAACGGCCGGGTTCCGGTCAGCATGCCGGTCTACAACCGCGAGGGCTGGCTGACCGAGGCCACCGCCGAACAGCGGAGAACGCTGTGGGAGAACGCCGTCGCGCAGTTGGCCGCGGTCACCCGGGTGCCCGCCGCCGCGGTGCCGTTCGTCGACCGGCCCGAACACGGCCCTGCCGGTGACGAACAGCAGCTGGCCTACTGGCGGCGCTACGTGGAATGGGCGCTCGGCGACGAGGTTCCGGGCACGGTCCGCACGCTGCTCGATTGGCTGTCCGACAATCGGCCGGCCACCTCCGCCCCCGGATTGTCCTGGGGCGACGCCCGGATCGGGAACATCATGTTCGACAACGACTTCGGGGTCGTCGGCGTCATGGACTGGGAACAGGCCGCGCTGGCCGATCCGGTCGCCGACCTGGCCTGGTGGCTGTTGTTCGACGAGATGCACAGCACCGCACAGGATGTCGCTCGCCTGCCGGGCCTGGGCACCCGTGCCGAGACCATCGACCGCTGGCAGGAACTGACCGGCCTGCGGGCCGACAACCTGCGCTGGCACGAGGTGTTCGCGGGCCTGAAGGCGGGCCTGCTGAGTCTGCACACCGGCCGCTCGCTGCGCCTGCCCTCGGTGAAATCGCGGCGCGGTCCCTATATTCCGCACGTCTGCCGAATGCTCGGCCTGCCCGATCCGGAGGATCTACGATGA
- a CDS encoding phosphotransferase produces the protein MNDTGGVAPYDEDVVLSPQWLTPVLAQRFPDAVPVRTEVTERLRTVATKVRFRVEYREPTTAPPALCAKGYFDPATRGRTTRAEADFYLFAAGQLPIRTPPCVHAAVDPDSGHALVLMHDLVAAGARFLDPLLGYSAEQATGTLDQLAALHAATWEDSKADLQQHFPARLAGLSRVLPAETLQQLLDDGRTGDIPEPVRRADRLLAAMAAMDARRAEHPSCLVHGDLHTGNIYELADGSPGLIDWQVVQRGIWALDVGYHLATVLDPDDLAATERDLLDHYLDRLAAHGVTPPDRERAWWLYRAYLPYGMYLWGITRAVARPIVERLTGRLSAAVARHGSLDLLGV, from the coding sequence ATGAACGACACCGGCGGCGTCGCGCCGTACGACGAGGATGTGGTGCTGTCCCCGCAGTGGCTCACACCCGTACTGGCGCAACGGTTTCCGGACGCGGTCCCGGTGCGTACCGAGGTGACCGAGCGGCTGCGCACGGTCGCCACCAAGGTGCGCTTCCGGGTCGAGTACCGCGAGCCCACCACCGCCCCACCGGCGTTGTGCGCCAAGGGGTATTTCGATCCGGCCACCCGCGGCCGTACCACCCGCGCCGAGGCGGACTTCTATCTGTTCGCCGCCGGGCAGCTCCCGATCCGGACCCCGCCGTGCGTCCACGCCGCGGTGGATCCGGACAGCGGGCACGCGCTGGTCCTGATGCACGATCTGGTGGCCGCGGGCGCGCGGTTCCTGGATCCGCTGCTCGGCTACAGCGCCGAACAGGCCACCGGCACCCTGGACCAGCTCGCGGCCCTGCACGCCGCGACCTGGGAGGACTCGAAAGCCGACCTCCAGCAACACTTCCCGGCCCGCCTGGCCGGACTGTCCCGGGTACTGCCCGCCGAGACGCTGCAACAACTGCTGGACGACGGCCGCACCGGCGACATCCCGGAGCCGGTCCGGCGGGCCGACCGCCTGCTCGCGGCGATGGCGGCCATGGATGCCCGGCGCGCCGAACATCCGTCCTGCCTGGTGCATGGCGATCTGCACACCGGCAACATCTACGAACTCGCCGACGGCAGCCCCGGGCTGATCGACTGGCAGGTGGTGCAGCGCGGTATCTGGGCACTCGATGTCGGCTACCATCTGGCGACCGTGCTCGATCCGGACGACCTCGCCGCCACCGAACGCGACCTGCTCGACCACTATCTGGATCGGCTCGCCGCACACGGGGTCACCCCGCCGGACCGCGAGCGCGCGTGGTGGCTCTACCGCGCCTATCTGCCCTACGGCATGTATCTGTGGGGTATCACCCGTGCGGTCGCACGCCCGATCGTCGAACGCCTCACCGGCCGGCTCTCCGCCGCGGTCGCCCGGCACGGCAGTCTGGATCTGCTCGGCGTGTGA
- a CDS encoding ANTAR domain-containing protein, translated as MLDAMVEHQRQVTAAAQVRSALRSGSPIERAVGVVMAQRHCDRATALGVLHEISGRRGVGFTVVAVEIAATAG; from the coding sequence ATGCTGGATGCGATGGTGGAACATCAGCGGCAGGTCACCGCCGCGGCGCAGGTGCGCAGCGCGCTGCGGTCGGGATCGCCGATCGAGCGGGCGGTGGGAGTCGTGATGGCACAACGGCATTGCGACCGGGCGACGGCACTGGGTGTCCTGCACGAGATCTCCGGCCGCCGCGGCGTCGGATTCACGGTCGTGGCGGTGGAGATCGCCGCCACGGCCGGGTGA
- a CDS encoding ABC transporter substrate-binding protein: MTIRIGYFPQNNTLWVLRHLGILERTLPDLEWVDLRTLDNPRVDPTAGLPSGHGDHLFDGGYDVIGTGSTPPVTAQAKGHDVVYLAVSGPRVENGRLVVHADSDIHEPADLRGKRVALGHGSWQTTLLLLALEKAGLGWGDIVPVDAYADAAQRFLARDVDAWVGSYPFLTRVEQQAQLREVIPTDGLFSHRSLWFTGRAFATEHRAEVAAIVAALQAADEWTRDHPAEAAALFAADDGRPAAEWEHALRTRPWGLLPVEADFVAEQQHAADLFFANGLIRQRIRVADAVLPEIGDVVRAAANR, translated from the coding sequence ATGACCATCCGCATCGGCTACTTCCCGCAGAACAACACCCTGTGGGTGCTGCGGCACCTCGGCATCCTCGAACGGACGCTGCCCGATCTCGAATGGGTGGATCTGCGCACGCTGGACAACCCGCGGGTCGACCCCACCGCCGGGCTGCCCTCCGGACACGGTGACCATCTGTTCGACGGGGGCTACGACGTCATCGGAACCGGATCCACACCGCCGGTCACCGCGCAGGCGAAGGGCCACGACGTCGTCTACCTCGCCGTCTCCGGGCCGCGAGTGGAGAACGGCCGCTTGGTCGTCCACGCCGACTCCGATATCCACGAGCCCGCCGATCTGCGCGGTAAGCGGGTCGCGCTCGGCCACGGGTCCTGGCAGACCACCCTGTTGCTGCTGGCGCTGGAGAAGGCCGGGCTGGGCTGGGGCGATATCGTCCCCGTCGACGCGTATGCCGATGCGGCGCAGCGCTTCCTGGCCCGGGACGTGGACGCCTGGGTCGGGTCCTATCCGTTCCTGACCCGGGTCGAGCAGCAGGCACAGCTGCGCGAGGTGATCCCGACCGACGGGTTGTTCAGCCATCGCTCGCTGTGGTTCACCGGCCGCGCGTTCGCCACCGAGCACCGGGCCGAGGTGGCCGCGATCGTCGCGGCGCTGCAGGCCGCCGACGAGTGGACGCGGGACCACCCGGCCGAGGCCGCCGCGTTGTTCGCCGCCGACGACGGCCGTCCGGCGGCGGAGTGGGAGCATGCCCTGCGCACCCGCCCGTGGGGCCTGCTGCCGGTCGAGGCGGATTTCGTTGCCGAGCAGCAGCACGCCGCCGACCTGTTCTTCGCCAACGGGCTGATCCGGCAGCGGATCCGGGTCGCCGACGCGGTGCTGCCGGAGATCGGCGACGTGGTCCGGGCGGCGGCGAACCGCTGA